The genomic window ATGGAATGAAGTGAAGCCAGCAGGAGGTGGGAGGAAGGACACGGATGATGAATCGATTTGGGGATAGCAGCTAACCTTGtgtggggcggcggcggcggcgctggcggagGAAGAAGGTGAAATTGGTGATGGAAATCTCGAGTGTCCACCAGGAGGGAGGGTCGTGGTCCAGCATAAGCATAGGGGGGTTGGATTGTATTGGATTTGGAGCTGGAGCTGGAACTGCTCTGCTGGATTCGATCGATCTGAGGACTGAGGCCTGAGCGGAGGGGGGGCAGCCGGAAGGGGAAACCAACTGAAAAAGCAAGGAAGCACCCGGAGCTCTCGCCCGGTCCTCTCTCTATCTGGTACTCACTCGAGGCCCACTGTCCAGCGGCTGATGCCAGCTGCTTCTGCTCCGTCGTCCTCCGCTCGCCAGCCAcgcagccttgaattctcctctcttcctctcaaATACCCTTTTCTCCTTACATACTCCGTTCGGCTGTTGTGAAAAATAATAGcgctgtatttttttaaaaaatgaatATTAGTATATTTTAAAGTAATATAGTTTGGCAAATAAGAAGATGTTTGGCACAGCTCATTGGTGTGAGTTGTTTTATTTGTCAAACACTCACTTCTAAAATAGCTTCACCCGTAAAGCTATTTTTCTCCCCCTCTCACAAAGACATAAGTTCGGATAAAGCTAAAAAAAAGTAGCTTATCCTAGTTCTCTCCCTCATTTCTCTCTTCCAACCATGCATGAAGCTGTTGgtgaagctgttttgccaaacagtTTTTCCAAAACAGCTCAGTTTCACATAGAAAAGTTGCTCATAaagctattttttaaaaaaaaacagcttTACTAATGAAGCTAAGCTATGCCAAACAAGCTCTAAATAGAGGCTGCTGGGATCGTACGTACAAACCATTGGTCTTTATGGTTTATTTTTTCTGAAACTTAAATTCCTAGGATTCTGGACTTTTTTTTTCCAAAGTGAGTAATTTATTTGATTCTTATTTTAGTAAACCATTTAGTTCTCTACGGAAGCTTTCCATCTCTAGGTCTGCCTCTCTCTTGCATTCAAATTAgacctaagagcatctccatcGATTGGATATCCCATTTCCTTAAAAATCTTGTATGAGATTTTTTTGGAACCTTATGTAAGTGATGATTTAGAAAAACTGAATTGAAGCTTACAGGGGAGCACTGCTGCAGCAGAGTGAGAATACTCAATCTCCTTTAGTTTACGTGGGACGCAACTGTCAACGACACATCTCGTTTCTTCCTCCTCCTATCTCCTTGCTCCACACACGGTGGCAAAATCGGAGGCGTGGCTAGCCCGAGCACCTACCCCTCAGCGACGGTGACTCGATGGCGCGAGGTAGGTGCTCGCCCGGCCCCGCGCACTCGCCTCCCGACACAACGGCTTGCACTCTCTGCCGCCCGGAGCGATGGTGGTTCGGTAGCCACATGCTCACGACAGAGACGTTAGCAACTCCACCATCTTGTGGGCCCGTGACATCAGTGACAGGACTAAGAGGAATGGGGATTGAGAAAAATGGTGGCAGATCCTCCATTTGAGGAATTAAAGGGAGGTTTTGACATTTGAGGGATTAAGAAAAAATAGAGGGAAATGGGATCGAGAAAGGGCATTTGGTGGAGCAATTTTTTCATCTCATTCCCCTGTATGAAGGTCATAAGAAAAGGGAATCTATTTTTTATGCTCTAACTTTGTTTCTCTCCTCTTGCCTCTTCCACTGCATCCTCCCAACCACCGTCATTGGTCAATTCGGCTCAGGGTGGCACTCTCATCTCTAAAGATAGACTCAATATGAACTAACATTGTTGTATGCCTTGTGTAAAATCTATAGACCATATATGCAAAGAAGATCTTATGACTTTCATCCGTCATAAAAGAGCGGTGTAGGCTAATGTTTTTTATCAGACTCTTTCGCTATACCTCTTTATCTATTATTTGCGCTAAGACATCTACAACTTTTATCATAACATATGTTCTAGCAAGGTCTTTTAGCCTTTTTATCAAATTAGGCACTAGCTGCTCGTGCAAGCACTTTTGACATTTTGTGAAGCAACTAGCGATTGTGATTTGGACATTGCGGTGTTATGGAAGCTAGAGCTGTCAGCCAGCATGGCAATGGCTACAACAACATGTCATCATTGTCATGCGAAACATATTGCAGCTATATGCCCTCATCACCTACATCGCTAAACCAGCCTCTTCCACCACCCCTAGAGGTTATGCCTCTACAGCCAGTCGGATAACCTCTTTAGATCCATCATCCATGAAAATAAGATAGCACGAATCCCTAATACCTCAATAAGCATGAGCTTTTTTATTGAAGTTTGAAACTAGAATCATTCGATAAGCTAAGAGCTCGTTTGGTGTGGCTCTTGCATCGATTTCTCCACCGGCTCCGAGTGCTGAGTGGATGAAGCCACACCAACACCTTGTACGGAGGAGAATTTCTAGCTAACAAAGCATGAAGCTGAAGCCATTTTTCGCATTTGGGAGAAGTGCCACACAAACTTAGGGCCTATTTGGAGGGGCTCCGGTGACTCTGGCTCCTGGGTATTGTAGCAATACTATGGAGGAGCCTACCAAATCCCCAAATCCCTGGCCCCTTCCCTTTTGCGTGTTGATTTTGATTGGAGACAGAGCCGTCTGGTTCCTCGCTACAAGGCAATAGAGGGATGCACAGTGCTGTAGGGTAGGGAGCTAGAGCCGAGCTGTGCCAAACACTACCTTACTTCACCAAACAGGCTCTAGCTACCCACGGAGCTTACACGGAGGAGCGATGCGCCGGTGCCAAACGTGTCCTAAATCTGGCAAAACCTTGTGTCTCTAGCTACTTTAAATTAACCATGCCATTATAAAtatctgaaagtgcatctagccatttagtgggttttggatattgaatgacaacgtgattaaagatcTAACCGATTTGCTAAGTGTTAGATAGGAAATGGGTCATCTCATAGGTATTTgataaaagccaaaatgatgtattgttgtataaacaatctagttcaaacataAGACAACAATATAAATGAACTTCATGCAAGGCGTATTCATTGTGGGATTTCTATTAAtaatgtgaaagcaagcacgttGATGAATTTGATTaacgagacatgagggattgcatatggaatggtctcatttTTTAAAACTTGCTACATTGAAAGGATGAATTATGAACTTATAGGATGATTCAACATAAAgtatgacttgatggcttgagatggtaaaaatagcaaggaaaggcttcgaggtactaagcaagggtgaaggacaagcgatggcttggcaatTGAGGAACCGATCTAGGATGAAGaaagaagtacttgcatttagttgatgtACCAATTAAATCATGATGGTCACATTGAAGTGAAGGATCAAATCTTAGATGAATTGATAGAAGTGACTCGATGCTTTTGAAGTTGACTCACATTTGTTGAAAGGagtcaagtcacatgctcaagatggctatgctcaaggacAAAATCAAAGATGACATGttgacaccctcacttgatgaagattgaaagcttTGGCATATAGTTTGAAGAAAATCAACTTAAGTGGCTCAAATTCCATTTTCTTTTTATCTTGAGTAAATatgtatgtcgtactattaagagggatgcatcatgttgatagatgattatacataagtgctcaagccaacccatgcgAGGTTCGAGTGAGAGAGAGTGCCTAGAGCTAACTTGATCTAGCTGTGGCtgaaaataccggacatgtccggtattgggTCAGCCACATCAACCTCTTGTGCTCTGGAGTTTCATTCGTCGAGAGTTCTGGCAATCTTCAGGAGTTTCGACGCCTCACACGCACCACTGACTTAGTGACCGTTGGCGGTGTGCAGGCAATACTGGACGTCGGCTttataacggctagtttttcaaaggggctataaattAAATACCCCTAAGTCTCcatctttggaggctgctgattctactaACTTCTATACACGTTTTGAGCCTTGAGGACgctctccaaccctctcttagtgagtgattgattcaatttgcaaaatccatttgtgggttgagtgagattctaaattgagagcaagccacccttgagcacttgtgcatatttgtcgatctcgtgatttgcatttgttagtCTTGGACTCTTCGATCCTAAATGGCTAGGAATCACCGGATAGCACTCAAgggattgtggtgtgcctcgaaaagtttgtaacgatTCGATTCCACCGCCGCAAGGGAAGGAATCAACTAGTGGGAGTTGGAAAAGattctggctagagtgacctttgtgaTCCTCTAGAGCTGATCTTTGTTGGGTCGCTCGCAGTCCCCTCAACGGAGAGCAGGACTCGACggagtccaaacttcggtaaaacaaataccgTGTCTCGATCTCTCTTTTCATTTGGCATTTGTgatctatttgtgttgcttgAGCTTGTCTACAGGTTACTATTGAGTGCCTGCAACTTGGTGTGAAAGGATAAATCGGTAGGAGCAAGTTGCGAGCTGGACTGCAGAATTCGTggataccgaacgtgtccggtatttttCCCCAACGCTGCTTTTATCTATTCATTGCACTAATcattgtgttgcagggttgtagcttatAGGTTGATTCAATATAGTTTATATACTTCTTCGCTAACTCATGAGGGGTTTATTTCTCTGATTTGGAGTCTCCAAGTAATTGGAAACTCCaacactaatcgtttccgctaTTTTAAAGGGTTGAATTTTTAGAAACgtctattcatccccctctaggcggcatcctcggTCCTTTCAATATCACAGTTTTGAGATATACCATTACTATTCCTCTATTTGGATTCGTACAATTACAATTCCCTCTCTATCTAAACCATGTCATTTTCTATGTTCTCGACGATGCTGGGCCCACATGTAGACATATGTAGCACTGTAAAATTTTCGTATGGTCCAATATGCCCTTGCCACTCCCCTCTCCATCTCACTTACATTGGACCCATGtgttatcttctttctttctccctcatatttcttcccgtggcatccacGGTGGAGAAAGCTGCTACGGGGAGCTCTTCATAGCGGAGACACGGGCAAGGAGGCGCCGCGTGTGGGCTTCGTTTGGCGGGCGTGGCATGAGGGTTGGGGCCACCTGCTGCTATGGCGGCATGGCTAGATCCGCGGGTGGCGGTGTGGACGCCGATGCGGTCGGGTCCATGGGCAACGACGCGAGTACGACAACGCCAACGAGTGACCGCGAGCACGGAGGGAGTCAACATCTGTGAGCACGGGCACGGTTGGAGGCGCGTAGACGAGCGTGAACGACGACGACCATGACCCCCCGAGCACCGACCACTAGGGGGcatggaggcggcggcgctggtgaGCTGTCCCATTCGCTTCACACCTTCCTTCCTCCCTAGCGTCGTCGTTTCCTATCTCCGTGGTGGTGCGCCACCATCGGGATCCCGCAGCCTAGGACCACCATTGTTGAGTTCTGAGAAgaaacaaggaagaagaaaaggggTATTTTGGGCAATATGAAAATATGATTGTCTGCATGTGGGTCCAATGTCATCGAACCGTAGAAAATGGCATGATTCATGTAAAGAGCGAATTGTAATGACTAAAATCAAATAGACAAATTGTAATAGCAGACATTTGCTATAGTATGGTTCGAATTAACCCTGAAACTAAATAAGAAAAACTaaggtaccgtttagttccacttcattttgcaaaatttttcaagattctccgtcacatcgaatctttggacgcatgcataagcattaaatataaataaaaaataaaactaattacacagtttagacgaaattcacgagacgaatcttttaagtctaattagacttatgATTGGACTACTGattactaaataacaacgaaaatgctacaatatTATTTCGCCAAAATTTTTACAAACTAAACATGGCTTAAGCCTACTTGGAGCAAACGAAGGAAAATGGGGCGAAGGACAGTTGGTGCCCAGTGCCTGCCGTGATAGCTGATCCGTGCCTCCTCCTTCCCGGTAAGCGCGTGTTCAGTTCTACCTAAAATTCTAAAAAGCGCTATAGTATCTATCACATTGAATATTTACGGTCTGTacatggaacattaaatatagatgaaaaaaactaattacacagtttaatgggaaattacgagacaaacattttgagcctaattagtccatatttaaacactaattaccaaataaaaacgaaagtactatatTAACCCAAAATTCCAACCTCCTAGAAGTAAACACGCTCTAAATTATCCGCCACCTGATTACAGCCCATCAGTCCTCTCCGCCAAAAGACGACAAGACCATAAAGTAGAGTTGGACGTCTGCCTGTCCATTTCGGTGTCTGTTCTTGGCGGCCGACACGCGGAATCTGGATCCAGTCCCCTGCTTCAATCCTTCCCCCTCCACCGATTCATTCCCGCAAGGTACGCACCAGATTACTTCTCCTAACTCCTGATGCTCCTGCAATTcgatttccttttccttttccttttgagATTCGTTCccgatttctttcttctagctagTTCCCCTCCTCGATTCTTACCCTGGAATCGGACCGCCAACAATCAAGTTACTGTTCTTACTGCCTCCCTTCTCTAGAATGCCAGCGATGTATGCAATCTTCTTACCTCCTCTTGTTGTAGGAGGCCAGGCGTGTTGGATGTGAGCATCGGACTGACCGATCAATATGGCGTTCGGCCACACGCGGCTCGATGTCCGGCGTGCGCCGCAGTCCTCCTACTTCTCCTGCTCCACAACCACCGTCGCCGTATTCGTCGCGCTCTGCCTGGTGGCTGTGTGGATGGCATCGTCCATGCTCGTCACCCCTGCCGAGTTCTCTCCATTTGAGCTCAAAGTCCGTCCATTGCCGCCTCATGACTCTCCTCCTGCCACTGGAAGCTTAGGTCAGGGCGATGGCATCCGTGAAATGGAACGGGATGTGCTCGTTGATCCAGTGCCGGCCAAGGAGACCATCCGTGATGATCCACCACCTGTAACACAACAATTGCCTCCTGTAACAGACAGCATGGATGGTGAAAATCAGCAAGAGGATGTCAAGGAGCAAGTTAGGAAGCCTGACCAACAGAGGGCCTCAGAGCAACCAGAGGTGTTCCTTGATGGGAGTCAAGCGGAGCTTTTCAATGAGACCACTACAGAGCGAGGACCATGGCAAACGAAGGCTGCACAATCTAACAAGGACACTAAGGAGCAAACCTTGACGTCCAGTAGCCCAGTGAGCTTTAGTTGGGCGCTATGCAATGTCGACGCTGGAGCAGATTATATTCCATGCCTTGACAACATAGAAGCTATCAAGAAGCTCCGTTCCACCAAGCACTACGAACACCGAGAAAGGCATTGCCCTGAGAAACCTCCTACCTGCCTTGTTCCTCTACCAGAGGGCTACAGGAATCCAATAAGGTGGCCTAAGAGCAGAGATCAGGTTTGTGCTGGCCGTTCATATGCCTTAATGATTATAAGATGTTATCCGCCAAGTCGATTTACTTACTCAAGGTTTGGTTGCTACAGATATGGTACAACAATGTTCCTCATACTAAGCTGGTTGAATACAAGGGACACCAAAACTGGGTTAAGGTTTCTGGAGAGTATCTCATCTTCCCGGGAGGTGGGACTCAGTTTAAACATGGTGCGTTGCACTACATTGATTTTATTCAGGAGGTAATATCCTTTCCATGTGTATCAATTCAGTTGCTAATGTGCGCTATAATATTTTCTTACCTATTCATTATAAATATCTGCTAAGATGATAAACAAAATGCTCATGATTCATTGAGTAGGTGCCCTGCACCAATTTCTTTGGactgaatttatgcatatgtagTAGTTATGCTTGTTTACAAAATTGACTGACATTTTTAATGCTATACTACACAGGCAAAGAAGGACGTAGCATGGGGAAAACAAAGTCGTGTAGTTTTAGATGTTGGCTGTGGAGTAGCTAGCTTTGGAGGATATCTATTTGACAGAGATGTGATTACTATGTCATTTGCACCTAAAGATGAGCATGAAGCTCAGGTTCAATTTGCTCTTGAAAGAGGAATACCTGCTATATCAACTGTTATGGGTACAAAAAGGCTCCCATTTCCCAGTAGGGTCTTTGATGTTGTTCATTGTGCGCGATGTAGGGTACCATGGCATATTGAAGGTACTTTCCATCATGAGAAGCCTGTTCTAGTACAATACAGTCCCTTTCTGTAGCTGTTTTGTGACACTATGCCTGTTAGTTATTTGGCAGGCGGTAAACTCTTGCTTGAACTGGACAGACTGTTGCGTCCTGGTGGTTACTTTGTGTGGTCTGCTACACCCGTATACCAGAAGCTGCCTGAAGATGTTGAGATATGGCAAGGTATTATTGAGGGTTCATACTTTAACTTTCTTTTCTACTATTATTGTAATGAATTACGAATTTCATGCCTAAGAGTTATCTTTGTTGTGGCTTGTTCTAGCCATGTCTGCTCTAACCAGTTCAATGTGCTGGAAAATGGTCAACAAAGTAAAGGATAGGGTGAATAGAGTGGGTATAGCGATTTACAGAAAGCCAACAGACAACAGCTGCTATGAAGCAAGATCTGAAACAAACCCTCCACTCTGTGGAGAGTATGATGATCCTGATGCAGCCTGGTAACTGTTCTCAACAGGCTATACCTTTATTTGATGCTGATCCCCTAATTATAAACCTAATCTTAGGTTCATCGCTTGTCACTGTCCAGGAACATATCATTGGGGACTTGTATGCATAAGTTGCCTGTAGATCCTACCATTCGTGGTTCACAGTGGCCCGAGTTATGGCCATTGAGACTGGAGAAACCGCCTTATTGGCTGAGAGGTTCTGAGGCTGGAGTATATGGGAAAGCTGCCCCAGAGGATTTTCAAGCAGACTATGAACACTGGAAGCGAGTCGTGAGCAATTCATACATGAATGGTTTGGGTATTGATTGGTCTTCTGTTAGAAATGTTATGGATATGAAAGCTGTATATGCAGGGTAAGGAGGTGCACTTGCCTTATTTGTTCACTCTAACCTTCTGAGCATGTGGAATTCTttctctgacctcagattttGGTTTCTCTTTCACTGGGATCCGTGTTAGACTTTATTTTCTTAACTGCTACTTGCAATTCCTGAAACGAAAGATGATTGCCCAGAGCACAGTCATTTCTCTCACCCATTTTCTGTTGTAGGTTCGCAGCAGCTTTGCGCGATCTCAAGGTGTGGGTCATGAATGTGGTTCCAATTGATTCACCTGACACACTTCCAATTATATATGAACGTGGGCTGTTTGGACTGTACCATGACTGGTGTGAGTCATTTAGCACCTATCCGAGAACTTACGATCTTCTGCACGCCAACCATCTGTTCTCCAAGGTTAAGAAGAGGTAAGTGTATGCCGTCCTTGAGTAGTCAGCTATTGTGGATGCTGCTTTGGCTACCAAATTGCCTTGGGCTGAACTGTTCAACTAGATAGTGCACTTGCACTTGTGCATACTATAGTCATGCGAGTTTCATCCTCAACACTGATTGTTGGCATGTTCTGTCTGATATGACAGGTGTGAACTATTACCTGTTATCGTGGAAGTGGATCGGGTGTTGAGGCCAGAAGGCCGGCTAATTGTCAGAGACAACATTGAAACAATAAGTGAGGTGGAGAACATTGTGAAATCTCTCCACTGGGAGGTCCGCATGTCTTACTCCCAGGATAAAGAAGGCTTGCTGTTTGTGCAAAAGACGACATGGCGACCAAATGAAACTGAAGCTAAGCTATGATGAGCCAGAGGCCATTCATTGTCATGACCGACACTCACTCTGACTCCAAAGCCCTTGGAAGGAGGAAAGAAAGATTTTTACTGGGGAAATACGTAGTAATGTTGCTGTTTGCAAAGTTGCAAGTTAAGGGGGATAATGTTGGAAGGTCCTCTGTTTTTGGGAGGGATCTATGTTGGTG from Miscanthus floridulus cultivar M001 chromosome 11, ASM1932011v1, whole genome shotgun sequence includes these protein-coding regions:
- the LOC136492864 gene encoding probable methyltransferase PMT26, producing the protein MAFGHTRLDVRRAPQSSYFSCSTTTVAVFVALCLVAVWMASSMLVTPAEFSPFELKVRPLPPHDSPPATGSLGQGDGIREMERDVLVDPVPAKETIRDDPPPVTQQLPPVTDSMDGENQQEDVKEQVRKPDQQRASEQPEVFLDGSQAELFNETTTERGPWQTKAAQSNKDTKEQTLTSSSPVSFSWALCNVDAGADYIPCLDNIEAIKKLRSTKHYEHRERHCPEKPPTCLVPLPEGYRNPIRWPKSRDQIWYNNVPHTKLVEYKGHQNWVKVSGEYLIFPGGGTQFKHGALHYIDFIQEAKKDVAWGKQSRVVLDVGCGVASFGGYLFDRDVITMSFAPKDEHEAQVQFALERGIPAISTVMGTKRLPFPSRVFDVVHCARCRVPWHIEGGKLLLELDRLLRPGGYFVWSATPVYQKLPEDVEIWQAMSALTSSMCWKMVNKVKDRVNRVGIAIYRKPTDNSCYEARSETNPPLCGEYDDPDAAWNISLGTCMHKLPVDPTIRGSQWPELWPLRLEKPPYWLRGSEAGVYGKAAPEDFQADYEHWKRVVSNSYMNGLGIDWSSVRNVMDMKAVYAGFAAALRDLKVWVMNVVPIDSPDTLPIIYERGLFGLYHDWCESFSTYPRTYDLLHANHLFSKVKKRCELLPVIVEVDRVLRPEGRLIVRDNIETISEVENIVKSLHWEVRMSYSQDKEGLLFVQKTTWRPNETEAKL